The proteins below come from a single Candidatus Peregrinibacteria bacterium genomic window:
- the asnS gene encoding asparagine--tRNA ligase has translation MIVRISDFANHVGEEVTIRGWMYNKRGSGKIYFLQLRDGSGLTQGVAEEGRASAEVMENAEKLTAESSCKVTGKVVKHPKHDDVFELQVTDIEIVHITEDEYPISKKEHGPDFLLDNRHLWLRSSKQWAIQRVRDCVITAVYDYFHGEGFVKIDTPIFTPNACEGATTLFEIDYFDEGTVYLSQSGQLYLEAAIMSVGRGFDFGPVFRAEKSKTRKHLIEFWMMDAEAAFVEHEENMNIQEGMVRFIVERCMERCAKELVILERDIEPMKKLSQPFKRLEYTDAIKELQAKGSQIKFGDDLSTEDESLLTDDSEVPVFVHKWPKSIKPFYMKTDPENPELVLNNDLLGTEGSGELIGGSQREDSYEILKAAIEHEGLKGEEYQWYLDLRKYGSVPHSGFGLGLERMVRYVTGTQHIRETIPFPRLLNRMKP, from the coding sequence ATGATTGTTAGAATATCTGATTTTGCAAATCATGTAGGAGAGGAGGTGACTATTCGTGGGTGGATGTACAATAAGAGGGGGAGCGGGAAGATTTATTTTTTGCAGTTGCGGGATGGGAGTGGGTTGACTCAAGGAGTGGCGGAAGAGGGCAGAGCTTCGGCTGAAGTCATGGAGAATGCTGAGAAACTTACAGCTGAATCATCATGCAAGGTTACCGGTAAAGTTGTAAAACATCCAAAGCATGATGATGTGTTTGAATTGCAAGTTACTGATATTGAGATTGTGCATATTACTGAAGATGAATACCCTATTTCAAAAAAAGAACATGGCCCGGATTTCTTGCTTGATAATAGACATCTTTGGCTCCGGTCGAGTAAGCAGTGGGCGATACAACGTGTGCGTGATTGCGTGATAACCGCTGTGTATGATTATTTTCATGGAGAAGGATTTGTAAAAATCGATACTCCTATATTTACGCCAAACGCATGTGAGGGTGCGACTACACTTTTTGAAATTGATTATTTCGATGAAGGCACTGTTTATCTTTCTCAGTCCGGGCAGCTGTATCTTGAAGCGGCGATTATGTCTGTTGGTCGTGGGTTTGATTTTGGTCCGGTGTTTCGGGCTGAAAAAAGTAAGACTCGAAAACATTTAATAGAGTTTTGGATGATGGATGCGGAAGCGGCGTTCGTTGAGCATGAAGAAAATATGAATATTCAAGAAGGTATGGTGAGGTTTATAGTTGAAAGGTGTATGGAGAGATGCGCGAAGGAGCTCGTAATTCTTGAACGTGATATCGAACCTATGAAAAAATTAAGTCAGCCATTTAAGAGACTTGAATACACTGACGCAATCAAAGAGCTCCAAGCTAAAGGATCTCAAATTAAATTTGGAGATGATTTGAGTACGGAGGATGAATCGTTACTTACAGATGACAGTGAGGTTCCGGTGTTTGTTCACAAGTGGCCAAAATCTATCAAACCTTTTTATATGAAAACTGATCCGGAAAATCCAGAGCTTGTACTCAATAATGATTTACTTGGTACTGAAGGTTCCGGAGAATTGATTGGAGGGTCGCAACGTGAAGATAGCTATGAGATTTTGAAGGCTGCGATTGAACATGAGGGATTGAAAGGTGAAGAGTATCAATGGTATTTGGATCTCCGGAAATATGGGTCGGTTCCGCATAGTGGATTTGGGCTTGGGCTTGAGAGAATGGTGAGGTATGTCACTGGTACTCAGCATATTCGAGAGACCATTCCATTCCCAAGATTGCTCAATCGCATGAAGCCATAA
- a CDS encoding lamin tail domain-containing protein, whose amino-acid sequence MKKLLLLIIASLLLAYTIKEMTSPIKKTMAEDNVIQNNIVITEIMATEPSNLEWIEIQNTSDQMINLEGWKFFENNTNHGLTLFQGSFDLRANEIAIIANKASKLKTKYPLLENTIFDSTWATLNQNGEEIGLKNNNSQFIELFTYIPNTENSLQRIDNSKNDYSANNWINSLSTLGKENLMSELVFNETEILEEIPATEEVDLKEEEIVSERPATENVEIETENTEDVKVRGIKTLKPKAIITIQSGVMEATKKVTINLDGRNSADPNKQKLTYYWDFGDKYTYENKNPPSHSFKEVGNYIITLRVTNEDGIFDETNITIKVLPEDEVGGTAKKEQSEEIKNDPVEKAPADKLEEEVEKQTTYPTLLLNEIFPNPAGRDNGQEWVEIYNPNEFLVNTKGYVLDDYTDQGSAAMKLKEIEILPKSYYLIYDPSVNLNNSNEEIQLLDPNGALLDKIFFIDGFEAQSYARVKNEWLWTTFPTPGFANEIMSEELEITEKTNQESKYKTGDLSSEIYISEILPNPLGEDAPNEWVELYNAGDADINLGNWRLDDNENGSKPFTLSDKTIIKAKGYLIIPRTESKISLDNRLDTVRLFNFEEEIQDEISYEKAKENLSFAKTTMIYEDKIETEWIWTPMITKGAANQKLYKLRGEVEEKNADLILIQAKSLKLKDDNELSEIALSPGNIVELTYDDNNEIKDYSLIKQKTAQTKVVNSPGSFELIKIIITLTIIGIYAFLKRRNTLKKT is encoded by the coding sequence ATGAAAAAATTACTCCTCCTTATAATAGCAAGCCTTCTGTTGGCTTACACAATCAAAGAGATGACGTCCCCAATCAAAAAAACTATGGCTGAAGATAATGTTATTCAAAATAATATCGTAATAACTGAAATCATGGCGACGGAGCCTTCAAATTTAGAATGGATAGAAATACAAAATACAAGCGACCAAATGATAAATCTCGAAGGCTGGAAGTTTTTTGAGAACAATACAAACCATGGGCTCACATTGTTTCAAGGGAGCTTCGACCTACGAGCAAATGAAATCGCAATAATCGCAAACAAGGCATCAAAGCTTAAAACTAAATATCCGCTCCTCGAAAACACAATATTTGATTCAACATGGGCAACGCTTAACCAAAATGGCGAAGAAATCGGACTCAAAAATAACAACAGTCAGTTCATAGAACTTTTCACATACATCCCAAACACTGAAAACTCACTACAACGAATAGATAATTCCAAAAATGATTATTCCGCAAACAATTGGATAAATTCACTCTCAACTTTGGGCAAAGAAAACCTGATGTCTGAACTCGTTTTCAATGAAACGGAAATCTTGGAAGAAATACCTGCAACAGAAGAAGTGGATCTCAAAGAAGAAGAGATTGTATCTGAAAGACCCGCCACTGAAAATGTAGAAATAGAAACTGAAAACACAGAGGATGTCAAAGTACGAGGAATCAAAACATTAAAGCCAAAAGCTATAATCACAATACAATCCGGCGTAATGGAAGCGACTAAAAAAGTCACAATCAATCTCGATGGAAGGAATTCGGCTGACCCGAACAAACAAAAACTCACGTATTACTGGGACTTCGGAGACAAGTACACTTATGAAAATAAAAACCCTCCATCACATAGTTTCAAAGAGGTAGGGAATTATATAATTACTCTTCGTGTAACAAATGAAGATGGTATTTTTGACGAAACCAACATAACCATCAAAGTTTTACCGGAAGATGAGGTAGGGGGAACGGCAAAAAAAGAACAATCAGAAGAAATCAAAAACGATCCGGTAGAAAAAGCCCCCGCGGACAAACTTGAAGAAGAGGTCGAGAAGCAAACAACCTACCCTACCTTATTATTAAATGAAATTTTTCCAAATCCGGCTGGCCGTGATAATGGACAAGAATGGGTAGAGATTTACAATCCAAACGAATTCTTAGTAAACACCAAAGGCTATGTTTTAGATGACTACACAGACCAAGGAAGTGCAGCAATGAAACTCAAAGAAATCGAAATTTTGCCAAAAAGTTACTACCTTATATACGATCCTTCGGTAAATTTAAATAATTCAAATGAAGAAATTCAACTACTAGATCCAAATGGCGCCCTACTCGACAAAATATTTTTCATCGATGGATTCGAAGCTCAAAGTTATGCTCGCGTAAAAAACGAATGGCTTTGGACGACTTTCCCGACGCCGGGTTTTGCAAATGAGATAATGTCAGAAGAATTGGAAATCACAGAAAAAACAAATCAAGAAAGTAAATACAAAACCGGCGACTTGAGCTCTGAAATATATATATCCGAAATCCTACCGAATCCACTCGGCGAGGACGCCCCAAACGAATGGGTTGAACTATACAATGCAGGGGATGCTGATATAAATCTCGGTAACTGGCGACTCGATGATAATGAAAACGGCAGCAAACCTTTTACTCTTTCCGATAAAACAATTATCAAAGCAAAAGGCTATCTCATAATACCAAGAACCGAAAGCAAAATCAGTCTCGATAACAGGCTGGACACAGTAAGGCTTTTTAATTTCGAAGAAGAAATCCAAGACGAAATAAGCTACGAAAAAGCGAAGGAAAACCTAAGTTTTGCGAAAACTACAATGATATATGAAGATAAAATTGAAACCGAATGGATATGGACACCTATGATTACTAAGGGGGCTGCAAATCAGAAACTTTATAAACTTCGAGGTGAGGTAGAGGAGAAAAATGCTGACTTAATTTTGATCCAGGCAAAATCCCTAAAACTAAAAGACGACAATGAACTCAGCGAGATTGCATTGAGTCCGGGGAACATAGTTGAGCTAACATACGACGATAACAATGAAATCAAGGACTATTCACTAATAAAACAAAAAACAGCACAGACGAAGGTGGTCAATTCACCAGGATCATTCGAACTAATTAAAATAATAATAACTCTTACGATCATAGGAATATATGCATTCCTAAAAAGAAGAAATACACTTAAAAAAACGTAA
- a CDS encoding leucyl aminopeptidase family protein, with translation MKFSVSSKLTKTDCLAICMFEKTELSKQFSDLPKNISELIQKRIKAKDFEGKADTSITLYPESTFEKVIVFGLGEKQKKGSDECADILRTVGASARQKTEKSKSISIMLPKGMDDDENFEEFAEGFMLGGYKFEKYLSKKADKCLIATITLIGADKKVLKKIKEAESIVEAVFWARDVINIPGSDMSPNQVEKEAKTIGKLKNISVKVLDHKKLEKMKAGAILAVGQGATEKARMIVFEYKNKPRNKKPMAFIGKGVCFDTGGLNLKPTKYIEDMKLDMSGAATVMGIFKMLGELQPNLHVVGVVGVVENAISEKAYKPGDIIKALNGKTIEILNTDAEGRLVLADCLTYIEKEYKPAHMMDFATLTGAALYTTGHDITPILGTDQEYINKVLEMGKRTDEIMWQLPLYKQYAKAMKGTISDLNNTGDGVRCGTITATLFLQNFINNGTPWIHCDMAGTAHGDSAQSSYKPKGGRGVLLRALWEFLREYK, from the coding sequence ATGAAATTCTCTGTCTCTTCAAAGCTCACAAAAACAGATTGCTTGGCTATTTGCATGTTCGAAAAAACTGAGTTGTCAAAACAGTTTAGCGATTTGCCAAAAAACATTTCAGAACTTATTCAAAAAAGAATAAAAGCAAAAGATTTCGAAGGCAAAGCCGATACATCTATAACTCTTTACCCTGAAAGCACTTTTGAAAAAGTTATTGTTTTTGGACTGGGAGAAAAACAAAAAAAAGGATCTGACGAATGCGCAGACATACTTAGAACTGTGGGAGCGAGCGCACGACAAAAAACAGAGAAATCAAAATCGATCTCAATCATGCTACCAAAGGGAATGGATGATGATGAAAATTTTGAGGAGTTCGCCGAAGGATTTATGCTGGGAGGATATAAATTTGAAAAATATTTATCAAAAAAAGCTGATAAATGCTTAATCGCAACTATTACTTTGATAGGTGCTGACAAAAAAGTTCTCAAAAAAATTAAAGAAGCAGAATCGATTGTAGAAGCTGTATTTTGGGCAAGAGACGTGATCAATATCCCAGGTAGCGACATGTCTCCAAACCAAGTGGAAAAAGAGGCGAAAACAATAGGTAAACTAAAAAACATATCAGTAAAAGTACTTGATCATAAAAAACTGGAGAAGATGAAAGCCGGAGCCATACTGGCAGTTGGGCAAGGAGCCACTGAAAAGGCACGTATGATTGTTTTTGAATACAAAAACAAGCCTCGCAACAAAAAGCCTATGGCATTTATAGGTAAAGGAGTTTGTTTTGATACGGGAGGATTAAATTTAAAACCTACAAAATACATAGAAGATATGAAGCTCGATATGTCCGGAGCAGCGACAGTCATGGGGATTTTCAAAATGCTCGGCGAACTCCAACCAAACTTGCACGTAGTTGGAGTTGTAGGTGTAGTAGAAAATGCGATTTCTGAAAAAGCATATAAACCGGGAGATATCATCAAAGCTTTGAATGGTAAAACGATAGAAATTCTAAATACAGACGCTGAAGGACGCCTCGTATTAGCAGATTGTTTAACTTATATAGAAAAAGAATACAAACCTGCTCACATGATGGATTTCGCTACTCTAACCGGCGCAGCACTATACACAACCGGACATGACATCACACCAATCCTCGGAACGGACCAAGAATACATAAATAAAGTGCTTGAAATGGGTAAAAGAACTGATGAAATCATGTGGCAACTACCACTTTATAAACAATATGCAAAAGCTATGAAAGGAACTATTTCAGACCTAAACAATACTGGAGATGGGGTAAGGTGTGGAACAATTACTGCAACATTATTTCTTCAGAATTTCATAAACAATGGAACTCCATGGATACATTGCGACATGGCAGGGACTGCTCATGGAGACTCGGCGCAAAGCTCATACAAACCAAAAGGAGGTAGAGGTGTATTACTTCGCGCATTATGGGAATTTTTACGAGAATACAAATAA
- a CDS encoding type II toxin-antitoxin system RelE/ParE family toxin — MVDKVRKFFDSLDEKMKKRIHDKLTEIKAHPFKASGVKKLQGWGENVYRVRIGKIRVIYKVLENDIEIVDINFRGNIY, encoded by the coding sequence ATGGTAGACAAAGTGCGGAAATTCTTTGATTCTCTTGATGAGAAAATGAAGAAAAGAATTCATGATAAGCTTACTGAAATTAAGGCTCATCCTTTTAAGGCATCTGGTGTTAAGAAATTGCAAGGCTGGGGTGAGAATGTATATCGCGTAAGAATTGGGAAAATTCGAGTTATTTATAAGGTTTTAGAAAATGATATTGAAATAGTGGATATCAATTTCCGTGGAAATATTTATTGA
- a CDS encoding DUF2203 domain-containing protein: MNNITNMKFFSISQANKSLALVTPIVEDIQTKWVEVKKLKEDCDAIILNHLESENILNEKQDRLDDLLEEIENNIEELQEIGAEFKGFEKGLVDFPAKIDTRIIYLCWRRGEKNISCWHEIFEGFSNRKDISNDLRGIVEKENQTKTNAEIK; this comes from the coding sequence ATGAACAACATCACAAATATGAAATTTTTCTCAATATCACAGGCGAACAAGTCATTAGCATTAGTAACACCAATCGTTGAAGATATCCAAACAAAATGGGTAGAGGTAAAAAAACTCAAAGAAGATTGTGATGCAATAATACTAAATCATCTGGAAAGCGAAAATATTCTAAACGAAAAACAAGACAGGCTTGATGACCTACTTGAAGAGATTGAAAATAATATAGAAGAACTCCAAGAAATAGGGGCGGAATTCAAAGGTTTTGAGAAAGGCCTGGTTGACTTCCCTGCAAAAATTGACACAAGAATAATATATCTATGCTGGAGGAGGGGAGAGAAGAATATATCGTGTTGGCATGAAATATTCGAAGGATTTTCAAACAGGAAAGATATAAGCAATGACTTAAGGGGAATCGTTGAAAAAGAAAACCAAACAAAGACTAATGCTGAAATTAAGTAA